The Lytechinus pictus isolate F3 Inbred chromosome 17, Lp3.0, whole genome shotgun sequence genome contains a region encoding:
- the LOC129280332 gene encoding galanin receptor 2a-like — protein MANCTVFPNTSDQWTLIGDPFPPFDYVLCLLIIIGVVGNSLVIFIKIRQGGSRSGGGVTETNRLVIGLATADLLTAVFLIPVPELVNVPHNAAGEFYCRVLESRFLAWICFIASVYTLTTISVERFLAVVYPYYYRIWIKKHHVKYSFLVIWLSSFVINIPIIAFHSIDGCGRCNSTIPSTRSRRINGVFIFLIEYLGPLFIMTYTSVRVLIVLRRSRIKGVDESDKSLKRQSTQLDMYGTRKG, from the coding sequence ATGGCAAACTGTACCGTCTTTCCAAACACTAGTGACCAATGGACACTCATTGGAGATCCGTTTCCCCCATTCGACTACGTCCTTtgcctcctcatcatcatcggaGTCGTGGGCAATTCCCTCGTCATCTTCATCAAGATTCGCCAAGGAGGATCGCGAAGTGGAGGTGGGGTAACGGAGACCAATCGCCTCGTCATTGGACTCGCCACCGCGGACCTTCTAACCGCAGTATTTCTTATTCCGGTCCCGGAGCTTGTGAACGTACCGCATAACGCTGCGGGCGAGTTCTACTGTCGGGTCCTGGAGTCGAGGTTCTTGGCGTGGATATGTTTCATTGCGTCGGTGTATACTCTCACCACCATCTCCGTGGAACGTTTCCTCGCCGTTGTCTATCCGTACTACTACAGGATATGGATCAAGAAACACCACGTGAAGTACTCATTTCTTGTCATATGGCTATCTTCTTTTGTCATCAATATTCCCATCATCGCTTTCCATTCCATAGATGGATGTGGCAGATGCAACTCCACGATTCCATCGACCCGCTCTAGACGAATCAACGGcgttttcattttcttaatcGAATATTTGGGTCCTCTGTTCATTATGACGTACACGAGTGTAAGGGTTTTGATCGTTCTTCGAAGGAGTCGGATCAAGGGCGTGGATGAAAGTGATAAATCTCTCAAGAGGCAATCGACGCAGCTTGATATGTATGGAACGCGGAAAGGCTAA
- the LOC129280328 gene encoding galanin receptor 2a-like produces MENNTTCHDFGGGETWHVTPFERFRVLDCFFILIGIIGNSFVIYIQLSLSEARIGRDSSSTNRLVVCLAIADLCTAIFLTPVPRIVNIPNTAAGKFYCHIISSRYLLWVSFRASVYTLSTIAIERFLAIAHPYTYRIWAHKNYVRYAVLAIWLCPVIMRFPMMYFRTVDECGRCRSRYPESNSLKVYYSFLFVMEYLCPLIIILYTNTRVIVVLGRGRFDQEDTSDPTASQQSTHLQSARRRLTVMFIFICASFILLSTPDQLGIFLFRIGALPRTYPSTVIFDVFVTISFLNAAVANPVIYSVCLPTFRQAVKGLLMCRGIDRTRSSLMVPTTSSMATSSA; encoded by the coding sequence atggaaaataatacaacaTGCCATGATTTCGGCGGAGGAGAAACATGGCACGTTACGCCTTTCGAACGGTTTCGTGTCCTAGATTGTTTCTTCATTCTTATCGGAATCATTGGAAATTCTTTCGTCATTTACATTCAGCTGTCACTGAGCGAAGCCCGAATCGGGAGAGATTCATCCAGCACAAACCGCCTCGTAGTCTGTCTGGCGATTGCAGATCTATGTACAGCGATATTCCTGACACCGGTTCCTAGAATAGTGAACATACCGAACACCGCAGCGGGGAAGTTTTACTGTCATATCATCAGTTCCAGGTATCTACTCTGGGTATCGTTCCGGGCATCTGTGTACACCCTGTCCACAATTGCGATTGAACGGTTCTTGGCAATTGCACACCCTTATACCTACAGAATCTGGGCACATAAGAACTACGTCAGGTACGCAGTTCTTGCAATCTGGCTCTGTCCCGTCATCATGCGATTTCCCATGATGTACTTTCGAACTGTAGACGAATGCGGTAGGTGCCGCAGTAGATATCCAGAGTCCAACTCCTTGAAGGTGTATTATTCTTTCCTGTTCGTGATGGAGTATTTGTGTCCGTTGATCATCATCTTATACACTAACACCAGGGTCATTGTTGTGCTTGGAAGAGGCCGTTTTGACCAGGAGGACACAAGTGATCCTACCGCTAGTCAACAGTCGACGCATCTTCAGTCAGCGCGACGTCGCCTAACAGTCATGTTCATCTTCATCTGCGCTTCCTTCATTCTCCTATCAACACCCGATCAACTTGGCATTTTCCTGTTTCGTATCGGAGCACTCCCAAGGACATATCCATCCACGGTAATCTTCGACGTCTTCGTGACGATATCTTTCCTGAATGCGGCCGTCGCCAATCCCGTCATCTATTCAGTGTGTCTTCCAACCTTTCGCCAAGCTGTCAAGGGACTTCTGATGTGTCGAGGTATAGACAGAACAAGGTCATCCCTGATGGTGCCTACCACTTCCAGTATGGCTACATCTTCAGCCTGA
- the LOC129280327 gene encoding allatostatin-A receptor-like: protein MENFTNCTDFEVDGKWRARGKPFEWFDGFVCFLVLIGIIGNSLVIYIKHRLSRTQVTPINRLVVCLAVADLLTAVFILPLPEYENLPRSPWAEFYCHVIESRFFLWVSFRASVYTLTVIAIERFLAIVHPFIYRARVHNRNVKYTIAAIWIIPLVLRFPQLLWNVVGPCGRCDFVYRSRSSAVVYTIVLFVVEFVCPLIIMVYTSIKIIIMLRRERFHHADTIDPSRSRRPTQLQAIQRRFTIMFIFICATFMLLWTPDQLGIFLYRLGVFSRAYTEQVYQQVFLKLSFLNGATTNPIIYSICLPVFRRAVKEVVTCRRTSDRTQAQMMEMTTTPSPV from the coding sequence ATGGAAAATTTCACGAACTGTACAGATTTTGAAGTAGATGGCAAATGGCGCGCTCGCGGAAAGCCTTTCGAATGGTTTGATGGTTTCGTCTGTTTCCTCGTTCTTATTGGCATCATCGGAAACTCTCTCGTCATCTACATCAAGCACCGACTGAGTCGCACCCAGGTTACCCCAATCAACCGCCTCGTCGTCTGTCTGGCTGTGGCGGATCTTCTAACCGCAGTTTTCATCTTGCCCTTACCGGAGTACGAGAACCTACCGCGAAGTCCTTGGGCAGAATTCTACTGTCACGTCATAGAATCGAGGTTCTTCCTCTGGGTTTCCTTCAGAGCGTCCGTCTATACCCTTACCGTGATTGCCATCGAACGGTTCTTGGCAATAGTTCACCCCTTCATCTACAGAGCACGGGTTCATAACCGCAACGTCAAGTACACGATCGCCGCCATATGGATTATCCCATTGGTTCTTCGATTTCCGCAGCTCTTGTGGAATGTAGTCGGACCGTGTGGACGATGTGACTTTGTATACCGGTCCCGCAGCTCTGCAGTAGTCTACACCATTGTCCTCTTTGTTGTGGAGTTCGTCTGTCCACTGATCATCATGGTGTATACTAGTATCAAGATCATAATAATGTTGAGACGGGAACGGTTTCACCATGCGGATACTATTGATCCTTCCAGGAGCCGACGGCCGACGCAACTCCAAGCAATTCAACGTCGTTTCACTATCATGTTCATCTTCATCTGTGCGACGTTCATGCTCCTCTGGACTCCCGACCAACTCGGCATCTTTCTTTACCGCTTGGGCGTATTCTCCCGGGCTTACACCGAGCAGGTCTACCAACAAGTCTTCTTGAAATTGTCATTCCTGAACGGTGCCACCACCAACCCAATCATCTACTCGATATGTCTGCCTGTTTTTCGTCGGGCTGTGAAAGAGGTGGTGACGTGTCGGAGGACGTCTGACAGGACCCAGGCGCAGATGATGGAAATGACCACGACACCGTCTCCTGTGTAA